The following are from one region of the Sandaracinus amylolyticus genome:
- a CDS encoding VOC family protein: MSQGVQVVGLYVSDQDEALAFYTEKVGFRVHTDARNGNYRWLTVQHPEQPSFQLGLFVPGPPTVDEATAQTLREAVAKGAMPPLVLVVADVRATFDRMKARGVEFTQEPVERFGSVDASFRDPAGNGWKLVQAR; encoded by the coding sequence ATGAGCCAGGGTGTTCAGGTAGTCGGGCTGTACGTGAGCGATCAGGACGAGGCGCTCGCCTTCTACACCGAGAAGGTCGGATTCCGAGTCCACACCGACGCGAGGAACGGCAACTATCGGTGGCTGACGGTGCAGCATCCCGAGCAGCCGTCGTTCCAGCTCGGTCTCTTCGTCCCGGGGCCGCCGACGGTCGACGAAGCGACCGCGCAGACGCTGCGCGAGGCAGTCGCGAAGGGCGCGATGCCCCCGCTCGTGCTGGTCGTCGCCGACGTGCGCGCGACGTTCGATCGGATGAAGGCGCGCGGCGTCGAGTTCACGCAGGAGCCCGTCGAGCGCTTCGGCAGCGTCGACGCGAGCTTCCGCGATCCCGCGGGCAACGGCTGGAAGCTGGTCCAGGCGCGCTGA
- a CDS encoding helix-turn-helix domain-containing protein, which yields MQDPELLRRLLRAKDRMDAASQEEWPVSRLARVSGVSEAHFARSFKEAFGVPPHRYLLTLRIERAKALLRDTDLPITEIAFRTGWKSLGTFGRTFRDVTDESPGDFRSRAKATPHDLESVPACFLHAAHRPDLTIAVSEKRRQEAGGTNDPDTTEVT from the coding sequence ATGCAGGACCCGGAGCTGCTGCGGAGGCTGCTCCGCGCCAAGGACCGCATGGACGCTGCCTCGCAGGAGGAGTGGCCCGTCTCGCGGCTCGCGCGCGTGAGCGGCGTCTCGGAGGCCCACTTCGCGCGGTCGTTCAAGGAAGCCTTCGGCGTGCCGCCGCACCGCTACCTGCTCACGCTGCGCATCGAGCGAGCGAAGGCGCTCCTCCGCGACACGGACCTGCCGATCACGGAGATCGCGTTCCGAACGGGCTGGAAGAGCCTCGGCACCTTCGGTCGCACGTTCCGCGACGTCACCGACGAGAGCCCCGGCGACTTCCGCAGCCGCGCGAAGGCCACCCCGCACGACCTCGAGAGCGTGCCGGCCTGCTTCCTCCACGCCGCGCACCGCCCCGATCTCACGATCGCAGTTTCGGAGAAGCGACGGCAGGAGGCGGGCGGTACGAATGACCCCGACACGACGGAGGTCACATGA
- a CDS encoding DoxX family protein — MEATLPKPALVVAPTTRKLETVAFWIVTALFCLQMGFTAYAQLSLPQVADAFAHLGFPDYFRVELSWAKLLGIALLLAPVPSRLKEWAYAGFAITIVSAIVAHVSVGDGPDAWGWAAGTGVLWALSYVLWRRLHAKP; from the coding sequence ATGGAAGCCACGCTGCCGAAGCCGGCCCTCGTCGTCGCGCCGACCACGCGCAAGCTCGAGACCGTCGCGTTCTGGATCGTCACCGCGCTCTTCTGCTTGCAGATGGGCTTCACCGCCTACGCGCAGCTGAGCCTGCCGCAGGTGGCGGACGCGTTCGCGCATCTCGGCTTCCCCGACTACTTCCGGGTGGAGCTCTCGTGGGCGAAGCTCCTCGGCATCGCGCTGCTGCTGGCGCCCGTGCCCTCGCGGCTCAAGGAGTGGGCCTACGCCGGATTCGCGATCACGATCGTCTCCGCGATCGTCGCGCACGTCTCGGTGGGCGATGGCCCCGACGCGTGGGGCTGGGCCGCGGGCACCGGTGTGCTCTGGGCGCTCTCGTACGTCCTCTGGCGCCGCCTGCACGCGAAGCCCTGA
- a CDS encoding PQQ-like beta-propeller repeat protein translates to MFAVAHVGCGGNASVPTASHTTTERPASAPPPQLAALWHRVVAAEHAWLSRDTVVIHHRGGVVWGRDARTGASRWIHGYAEDRTVDADDDAVLVADPGEMTCLDPRTGEPRWSLELERAETIDGLAIAGPIAAIAYRAGPREALRATPSPSHVRVLALADGATVADHAFADVTSVERDADRELVIVRGDPSFAWVNDTTLAPVGDDACFVTDDVVLAGPDCGLVDDFESSRRLVEARSTRDATTRWTRAVHRTFPGPVVLHTSDAVLLASEDGELELVDLETGASRWTLRLDEPVRSASGWIPAAAEGTHAVLGLRTSPARLVVIDLARGVVLREVLAPSEVGYLQLSGGLLLSFTDAELWVAELD, encoded by the coding sequence GTGTTCGCCGTCGCGCACGTCGGGTGTGGTGGGAACGCCTCCGTTCCGACCGCCAGCCATACGACGACCGAGCGCCCGGCGAGCGCCCCGCCGCCGCAGCTCGCTGCGCTCTGGCATCGTGTCGTCGCGGCAGAGCACGCGTGGCTGTCCCGCGACACCGTCGTCATCCATCACCGCGGCGGCGTCGTGTGGGGCCGCGATGCACGCACCGGTGCGAGCCGCTGGATCCACGGGTACGCGGAGGATCGGACCGTCGACGCCGACGACGACGCGGTGCTCGTCGCGGATCCCGGCGAGATGACGTGCCTCGACCCCCGCACCGGCGAGCCACGGTGGAGCCTGGAGCTGGAGCGTGCAGAGACGATCGACGGGCTCGCGATCGCGGGCCCCATCGCTGCGATCGCGTACCGAGCGGGACCACGCGAGGCGCTCCGCGCGACCCCGAGCCCCTCGCACGTTCGCGTGCTCGCCTTGGCCGACGGCGCGACGGTCGCCGACCACGCGTTCGCCGACGTGACGAGCGTCGAACGCGATGCCGACCGAGAGCTGGTGATCGTGCGCGGCGACCCGAGCTTCGCATGGGTGAACGACACGACGCTCGCGCCGGTCGGAGACGACGCGTGCTTCGTGACCGACGACGTCGTGCTCGCTGGTCCCGACTGCGGGCTCGTCGACGACTTCGAGTCGTCTCGACGACTCGTGGAGGCCCGATCGACGCGCGACGCGACCACGCGCTGGACACGCGCCGTGCACCGCACCTTCCCGGGCCCGGTCGTGCTCCACACGAGCGACGCGGTGCTGCTCGCTTCGGAGGACGGGGAGCTCGAGCTGGTCGATCTCGAGACCGGCGCATCGCGATGGACGCTGAGGCTCGACGAGCCCGTCCGGAGCGCGTCCGGATGGATTCCCGCAGCGGCCGAAGGCACTCATGCGGTCCTCGGGCTCCGGACCTCACCTGCGCGCCTCGTGGTGATCGATCTCGCGCGAGGTGTCGTGCTGCGTGAAGTGCTCGCGCCGAGCGAGGTCGGGTACCTGCAGCTCTCCGGAGGGCTCTTATTGTCGTTCACCGACGCCGAGCTCTGGGTCGCCGAGCTCGACTGA
- a CDS encoding ATP-binding cassette domain-containing protein, protein MPSSRNPADSHDLIRVQGARENNLKDVSVAIPKRRLTVFTGVSGSGKSSLVFSTIAAESQRLINETYSAFVQGFMPTLARPEVDVLDGLTTAIIVDQERMGADPRSTVGTATDANAMLRILFSRLAKPQIGGPSAYAFNVPSVRATGVITVEKGNRKTERETFTRVGGMCPRCEGRGKVNDIDLTQLYDDTKSLNEGALKIPGYSMDGWYGRIFRGCGFFDPDKPIRKFNKKELHDLLHKEPTKIKVDGINLTYAGLIPQIQKSFLSKDVDSMQPHVRAFVERAVTFTTCPECDGTRLSEAARSSKIKGKNIADACAMQISDLAEWVRGLDQPSVAPLVAALRHTLDSFVEIGLGYLSLDRPSGTLSGGEAQRTKMIRHLGSSLTDVTYVFDEPTIGLHPHDIQRMNDLLLRLRDKGNTVLVVEHKPEAIVIADHVVDLGPGAGTAGGEVVFEGTVDALRKSGTLTGRHLSDRASLKPSVRRSSGVLKVRGASTHNLKKVDVDIPLGVLVVVTGVAGSGKSSLIHGSVSGRDGVVSIDQSAIHGSRRSNPATYTDLLEPIRKAFAKANGVKPALFSANSEGACPTCNGAGVIYTDLGMMAGVSTVCEDCEGKRFQASVLEYQLGAKNIAEVLDMSVEEALAFFGAGKASTPAAHAILQRMSDVGLGYLRLGQPLPTLSGGERQRLKLAAHMGEDGGVYVLDEPTTGLHLADLQQLLGLLDRLVDSGKSVIVIEHHQAVMAHADWIIDLGPGAGHDGGRIVFEGTPADLVKAKSTLTGEHLAAFVGSASAGSRAKPARAR, encoded by the coding sequence ATGCCTTCGTCCAGAAACCCCGCCGACAGCCACGATCTCATCCGCGTGCAGGGCGCGCGCGAGAACAACCTCAAGGACGTCAGCGTCGCGATCCCGAAGCGCCGGCTCACGGTGTTCACCGGTGTCTCCGGCTCGGGGAAGAGCTCGCTCGTGTTCAGCACGATCGCGGCGGAGTCGCAGCGGCTGATCAACGAGACCTACAGCGCGTTCGTGCAGGGGTTCATGCCGACGCTGGCGCGGCCCGAGGTCGACGTGCTCGACGGGCTGACGACCGCGATCATCGTCGATCAGGAGCGCATGGGCGCCGATCCGCGCTCGACGGTCGGCACCGCGACCGACGCGAACGCGATGCTGCGCATCCTGTTCAGCCGGCTCGCGAAGCCGCAGATCGGCGGGCCCAGCGCGTACGCGTTCAACGTCCCCTCGGTGCGCGCGACCGGCGTCATCACCGTCGAGAAGGGCAACCGCAAGACGGAGCGAGAGACGTTCACGCGCGTCGGCGGCATGTGCCCGCGCTGCGAGGGCAGGGGGAAGGTCAACGACATCGACCTGACCCAGCTGTACGACGACACGAAGTCGCTCAACGAAGGTGCGCTCAAGATCCCCGGCTACAGCATGGACGGCTGGTACGGCCGCATCTTCCGTGGCTGCGGCTTCTTCGATCCCGACAAGCCGATCCGGAAGTTCAACAAGAAGGAGCTCCACGACCTGCTCCACAAGGAGCCGACGAAGATCAAGGTCGACGGGATCAACCTGACGTACGCGGGCCTGATCCCGCAGATCCAGAAGTCCTTCCTCTCGAAGGACGTCGACTCGATGCAGCCGCACGTTCGTGCGTTCGTGGAGCGCGCAGTCACCTTCACCACGTGCCCCGAGTGCGACGGCACCCGGCTCAGCGAGGCCGCGCGGTCCTCGAAGATCAAGGGCAAGAACATCGCGGACGCGTGCGCGATGCAGATCAGCGATCTCGCGGAGTGGGTGCGCGGCCTCGACCAGCCGTCGGTCGCGCCGCTCGTCGCGGCGCTGCGGCACACGCTCGACTCGTTCGTCGAGATCGGGCTCGGCTATCTCAGCCTCGATCGTCCGTCGGGCACGCTCTCGGGCGGTGAAGCGCAGCGCACGAAGATGATCCGTCATCTCGGCTCGTCGCTCACCGACGTGACCTACGTCTTCGACGAGCCGACGATCGGTCTGCACCCGCACGACATCCAGCGGATGAACGACCTGCTGCTGCGACTGCGCGACAAGGGCAACACCGTGCTCGTGGTCGAGCACAAGCCGGAGGCGATCGTGATCGCCGATCACGTCGTCGACCTCGGCCCGGGTGCCGGCACCGCGGGCGGCGAGGTGGTCTTCGAGGGCACGGTCGACGCGCTGCGCAAGAGCGGCACGCTCACCGGGCGTCACCTGAGTGATCGCGCGTCGCTGAAGCCTTCGGTGCGGAGGTCGTCGGGCGTGCTGAAGGTGCGCGGCGCGAGCACGCACAACCTCAAGAAGGTCGACGTCGACATCCCGCTCGGCGTGCTCGTCGTCGTGACCGGCGTGGCCGGGTCGGGGAAGAGCTCGCTGATCCACGGCTCGGTGTCGGGCCGCGACGGAGTCGTGTCGATCGATCAGAGCGCGATCCACGGCTCGCGGCGGAGCAACCCGGCGACCTACACCGATCTGCTGGAGCCGATCCGAAAGGCGTTCGCGAAGGCCAACGGCGTGAAGCCCGCGCTGTTCAGCGCGAACTCCGAGGGTGCCTGTCCGACCTGCAACGGCGCGGGCGTGATCTACACGGACCTCGGCATGATGGCCGGCGTCAGCACGGTCTGCGAGGACTGCGAGGGCAAGCGATTCCAGGCCTCGGTGCTCGAGTACCAGCTCGGCGCGAAGAACATCGCCGAGGTGCTCGACATGTCGGTCGAGGAAGCGCTCGCGTTCTTCGGCGCGGGCAAGGCGAGCACGCCGGCTGCGCACGCGATCCTGCAGCGCATGAGCGACGTGGGGCTCGGCTACCTGCGGCTCGGCCAGCCGCTCCCCACGCTGTCGGGTGGCGAGCGGCAGCGGCTCAAGCTCGCGGCGCACATGGGTGAAGACGGCGGCGTCTACGTGCTCGACGAGCCGACGACCGGGCTCCACCTCGCGGATCTCCAGCAGCTGCTCGGGCTGCTCGATCGGCTCGTCGACTCGGGGAAGTCGGTGATTGTGATCGAGCACCATCAGGCGGTGATGGCGCACGCGGACTGGATCATCGACCTCGGGCCGGGGGCGGGCCACGACGGCGGTCGCATCGTGTTCGAGGGCACGCCGGCCGACCTGGTGAAGGCGAAGTCGACGCTGACCGGCGAGCACCTCGCGGCGTTCGTCGGCTCGGCGTCCGCCGGCAGCCGCGCGAAGCCCGCGCGCGCTCGCTGA